The following proteins are encoded in a genomic region of Corythoichthys intestinalis isolate RoL2023-P3 chromosome 5, ASM3026506v1, whole genome shotgun sequence:
- the mov10l1 gene encoding RNA helicase Mov10l1 isoform X5, giving the protein MVNCIAVGDGAQGGWKALRVMKSCDAWEGRGGISVEDECAQLRPLIGRVTSYDGKGGQINNTTYFSCSSLWEGYEPMKGDWVQATYLIDPNQWTTQAQSVAPLRFCRLNQVRVTSIYEKEGVVGDSVFFCLDSLMLPAHYRPLPGHVVNLVMLESSQSRYHWRALCMAPCTEGLVPSPIHMPMAALETLMENKEGLDVTCYGQFGDLMVGESRELVLWIQNKGSKTHHLKFCNFAGWDSEEQFFLKTLERELKEPASDSCPVPVEERGSHAGATGGKETQHSLGVRREERGADIPPGERLCVVVGCQAKSLGSCAELLLLHFSSFDIGRRLEVTVCCNDERLLLPHVPYSQVDTKPVRVAPSHVITITAPQDTLRLPNRHLPSFLPSYTVPQALRDCVAGQKDILVIQPCLGEVLSASNAQARFSTLLWMEEIHAENELGGFTIQGVLLRKGVVYLHLEILGLAEGRPYLTIGDRILLKSPQSDGGVMEYVSYVVEINDEDVSLRVNSDFHHSYLGEPLDVEFCYNRTTMKRCHHAVEQIKSFVETVFFPNKVAAQTPQLTVKWLDEDDQNKALDENELAPAKENGLSPNISVNSKSEATQTKDSNVPLKPTPRLGHFFNRDLNPAQKEAVKRILAGECRPTPYVLFGPPGTGKTITLIEVILQVYHFVPSARILVCTPSNSAADLICLRLHNSGLMHTASMARVNASYRQDKNIPDVLRPYSKAGEDLSFASFHRIVVSTCSSAGLFYNLGLRVGHFTHVFLDEAGQATEPESMIPISLISEIDGQIVLAGDPCQLGPIVKSKIASTFGLGLSLMERLMANPLYARHQWGYNPKLVTKLIYNYRSHEALLSLPSKLFYHGELCVRAPKDVVDSLCQWKTLPKKGFPLLFHGIRGKEMREGNNPSWFNPAEAVQVMLYCCQLTKKLYNPVDASQIGIISPYRKQSEKIRILLGKVGLSDIKVGSVEEFQGQEFLVIILSTVRSNELASSDDLQSALGFLANPKRFNVAITRSRALLLIIGNPHLLIRDTCFRALLNYCFTNGGYLGCDPPPAIRDSQIAASIDNAE; this is encoded by the exons ATGGTGAACTGCATTGCCGTGGGAGATGGCGCCCAAGGCGGATGGAAAGCTCTCAGG GTGATGAAGAGTTGTGATGCATGGGAAGGTAGAGGAGGAATATCTGTGGAAGATGAATGTGCCCAGCTGCGACCTCTCATCGGAAGAGTCACGTCGTATGACGGCAAAGGTGGCCAAATCAACAACACCACTTACTTCTCGTGCTCCAGTCTATGGGAAG GTTACGAGCCCATGAAAGGAGATTGGGTACAAGCAACGTATTTAATTGACCCCAACCAATGGACCACACAGGCTCAATCTGTTGCCCCTTTACGCTTTTGCCGTCTTAATCAG GTGCGTGTGACCAGCATTTACGAAAAAGAGGGTGTAGTGGGAGACAGTGTGTTCTTCTGCCTGGACTCACTGATGCTTCCTGCGCACTACAGGCCCTTACCAGGCCATGTTGTGAACTTGGTGATGTTGGAGAGCAGCCAGTCCCGCTACCACTGGAGGGCCCTGTGCATGGCCCCATGCACAGAGGG TTTGGTGCCATCCCCGATACACATGCCAATGGCTGCCCTGGAAACATTGATGGAAAACAAAGAAGGGTTGGATGTAACATgttatggccaatttggagattTGATGGTCGGAGAATCCAGGGAGCTAGTGTTATGGATACA GAACAAAGGCTCAAAGACACACCATCTCAAGTTCTGCAACTTTGCTGGCTGGGACTCTGAAGAACAGTTCTTTCTGAAAACACTTGAGAGGGAACTCAAAGAACCTGCGTCTGACTCTTGTCCCGTTCCTGTGGAAGAACGAGGAAGTCATGCTGGAGCGACAGGTGGCAAGGAGACGCAGCACTCTCTCGGTGTGAGAAGGGAAGAAAGAGGGGCAGATATTCCTCCAGGAGAGAGACTGTGTGTTGTAGTGGGTTGCCAAGCAAA GAGCCTGGGAAGCTGCGCTGAGCTCCTGTTGCTGCACTTCTCCTCCTTCGACATCGGAAGGCGCCTGGAAGTAACGGTTTGCTGTAATGATGAGCGTCTGCTGCTGCCGCATGTGCCTTACAGTCAAGTTGACACCAAGCCTGTCCGGGTGGCACCTTCTCATGTAATCACCATCACTGCTCCCCAGGATACACTCAG GCTTCCAAACCGACATCTGCCATCCTTTCTACCTTCCTATACGGTGCCACAGGCTTTGAGAGACTGCGTGGCTGGGCAGAAAGACATCCTTGTCATCCAACCCTGTTTAGGAGAA GTGCTGTCAGCCTCTAATGCACAGGCCCGTTTCTCTACACTCTTGTGGATGGAGGAGATTCATGCCGAgaatgaactgggagggtttacTATCCAAGGAGTGCTCCTCAGGAAAGGTGTCGTCTACCTTCACCTTGAGATCCTTGGCTTGGCTGAGGGGAGGCCCTATCTCACTATAG GTGACAGAATTCTGTTGAAGAGTCCACAGAGCGATGGCGGTGTAATGGAGTATGTTAGCTATGTTGTTGAG ATCAATGACGAAGATGTGAGTTTGAGAGTCAACTCAGACTTTCACCACTCCTACCTTGGCGAGCCTCTTGATGTTGAATTCTGTTACAATAG AACAACCATGAAGCGTTGCCACCATGCAGTCGAACAGATCAAATCCTTTGTGGAGA cagttTTCTTCCCCAACAAAGTTGCTGCTCAGACACCTCAGTTGACAGTGAAGTGGTTAGATGAAGATGACCAAAATAAAGCACTGGACGAAAATGAG CTGGCCCCAGCAAAAGAAAATGGACTGTCACCAAACATTTCCGTCAACAGCAAGTCAGAAGCAACACAAACTAAAG ATAGCAATGTGCCACTCAAGCCCACCCCCAGACTAGGCCACTTCTTCAACCGTGACCTCAACCCTGCTCAGAAGGAAGCAGTGAAGAGAATCCTGGCTGGAGAGTGCCGTCCTACCCCATATGTGCTATTTGGACCCCCGGGCACTGGGAAGACTATCACCCTCATAGAAGTCATACTACAG GTGTACCACTTTGTTCCTAGTGCCCGCATCCTTGTATGCACGCCCTCCAACAGCGCAGCTGACCTGATCTGCCTCCGTTTGCACAATAGTGGCCTCATGCATACAGCAAGCATGGCCCGTGTCAATGCCTCTTACAGGCAGGACAAG AACATTCCCGATGTGCTGAGGCCATACTCGAAGGCTGGCGAGGACCTGTCTTTTGCCTCCTTTCACCGTATAGTGGTGAGCACTTGCTCGAGTGCTGGCTTGTTCTACAATTTAGGACTCCG AGTCGGACATTTTACTCATGTATTCCTGGATGAGGCAGGTCAGGCAACAGAACCAGAATCAATGATCCCAATCAGCCTCATTTCAGAAATAGATGGACAG ATAGTGTTGGCCGGCGACCCGTGCCAACTAGGACCCATAGTAAAGTCCAAGATAGCGTCAACCTTTGGCCTTGGTTTGTCCCTGATGGAGAGGCTCATGGCCAATCCGCTTTATGCAAGACATCAGTGGGGATACAATCCAAAGCTG GTTACTAAGCTGATCTACAACTACCGTTCTCACGAGGCTCTGCTATCATTACCCTCTAAGCTTTTCTACCATGGAGAACTGTGTGTCAGAGCCCCTAAAGATGTTGTGGACTCCCTCTGCCAGTGGAAAACTCTGCCTAAAAAAGGCTTCCCTCTTCTTTTTCATGGCATCAGG GGAAAAGAAATGAGGGAAGGTAATAACCCATCATGGTTCAATCCAGCAGAGGCTGTGCAGGTCATGTTGTACTGTTGCCAATTGACCAAGAAACTGTACAACCCAGTGGACGCCTCCCAGATAGGAATAATTTCCCCCTACAGGAAACAG AGTGAGAAGATCCGTATCCTCCTGGGTAAAGTGGGCCTCTCCGATATAAAAGTTGGCTCTGTGGAAGAGTTCCAAGGACAGGAATTCTTGGTCATCATCCTGTCAACG GTACGCTCTAACGAATTAGCATCGAGCGACGATTTGCAGAGTGCGCTGGGCTTTCTTGCTAATCCAAAGCGCTTTAACGTGGCCATCACACGCTCCAGGGCTTTGCTGCTCATCATTGGAAACCCCCACCTTCTCATTAGG
- the mov10l1 gene encoding RNA helicase Mov10l1 isoform X4, which yields MFSAVRGILSKLVSPLWSTAQVDADGGSRSPDSETIRQLCDGVVTQLSLDYGLIDDAIYFTSGVVLGGVPLKVGDMVNCIAVGDGAQGGWKALRVMKSCDAWEGRGGISVEDECAQLRPLIGRVTSYDGKGGQINNTTYFSCSSLWEGYEPMKGDWVQATYLIDPNQWTTQAQSVAPLRFCRLNQVRVTSIYEKEGVVGDSVFFCLDSLMLPAHYRPLPGHVVNLVMLESSQSRYHWRALCMAPCTEGLVPSPIHMPMAALETLMENKEGLDVTCYGQFGDLMVGESRELVLWIQNKGSKTHHLKFCNFAGWDSEEQFFLKTLERELKEPASDSCPVPVEERGSHAGATGGKETQHSLGVRREERGADIPPGERLCVVVGCQAKSLGSCAELLLLHFSSFDIGRRLEVTVCCNDERLLLPHVPYSQVDTKPVRVAPSHVITITAPQDTLRLPNRHLPSFLPSYTVPQALRDCVAGQKDILVIQPCLGEVLSASNAQARFSTLLWMEEIHAENELGGFTIQGVLLRKGVVYLHLEILGLAEGRPYLTIGDRILLKSPQSDGGVMEYVSYVVEINDEDVSLRVNSDFHHSYLGEPLDVEFCYNRTTMKRCHHAVEQIKSFVETVFFPNKVAAQTPQLTVKWLDEDDQNKALDENELAPAKENGLSPNISVNSKSEATQTKDSNVPLKPTPRLGHFFNRDLNPAQKEAVKRILAGECRPTPYVLFGPPGTGKTITLIEVILQVYHFVPSARILVCTPSNSAADLICLRLHNSGLMHTASMARVNASYRQDKNIPDVLRPYSKAGEDLSFASFHRIVVSTCSSAGLFYNLGLRVGHFTHVFLDEAGQATEPESMIPISLISEIDGQIVLAGDPCQLGPIVKSKIASTFGLGLSLMERLMANPLYARHQWGYNPKLLFYHGELCVRAPKDVVDSLCQWKTLPKKGFPLLFHGIRGKEMREGNNPSWFNPAEAVQVMLYCCQLTKKLYNPVDASQIGIISPYRKQSEKIRILLGKVGLSDIKVGSVEEFQGQEFLVIILSTVRSNELASSDDLQSALGFLANPKRFNVAITRSRALLLIIGNPHLLIRDTCFRALLNYCFTNGGYLGCDPPPAIRDSQIAASIDNAE from the exons ATGTTTTCAGCTGTAAGAGGCATACTATCTAAACTAGTCTCCCCATTGTGGAGCACTGCACAGGTGGATGCTGATGGCGGTTCACGTTCACCGG ACTCGGAGACCATTCGCCAGCTCTGCGACGGCGTGGTGACCCAGCTGAGTCTAGACTACGGCCTAATAGATGACGCCATTTACTTCACCAGTGGCGTGGTGCTGGGTGGGGTGCCGCTCAAAGTAGGTGACATGGTGAACTGCATTGCCGTGGGAGATGGCGCCCAAGGCGGATGGAAAGCTCTCAGG GTGATGAAGAGTTGTGATGCATGGGAAGGTAGAGGAGGAATATCTGTGGAAGATGAATGTGCCCAGCTGCGACCTCTCATCGGAAGAGTCACGTCGTATGACGGCAAAGGTGGCCAAATCAACAACACCACTTACTTCTCGTGCTCCAGTCTATGGGAAG GTTACGAGCCCATGAAAGGAGATTGGGTACAAGCAACGTATTTAATTGACCCCAACCAATGGACCACACAGGCTCAATCTGTTGCCCCTTTACGCTTTTGCCGTCTTAATCAG GTGCGTGTGACCAGCATTTACGAAAAAGAGGGTGTAGTGGGAGACAGTGTGTTCTTCTGCCTGGACTCACTGATGCTTCCTGCGCACTACAGGCCCTTACCAGGCCATGTTGTGAACTTGGTGATGTTGGAGAGCAGCCAGTCCCGCTACCACTGGAGGGCCCTGTGCATGGCCCCATGCACAGAGGG TTTGGTGCCATCCCCGATACACATGCCAATGGCTGCCCTGGAAACATTGATGGAAAACAAAGAAGGGTTGGATGTAACATgttatggccaatttggagattTGATGGTCGGAGAATCCAGGGAGCTAGTGTTATGGATACA GAACAAAGGCTCAAAGACACACCATCTCAAGTTCTGCAACTTTGCTGGCTGGGACTCTGAAGAACAGTTCTTTCTGAAAACACTTGAGAGGGAACTCAAAGAACCTGCGTCTGACTCTTGTCCCGTTCCTGTGGAAGAACGAGGAAGTCATGCTGGAGCGACAGGTGGCAAGGAGACGCAGCACTCTCTCGGTGTGAGAAGGGAAGAAAGAGGGGCAGATATTCCTCCAGGAGAGAGACTGTGTGTTGTAGTGGGTTGCCAAGCAAA GAGCCTGGGAAGCTGCGCTGAGCTCCTGTTGCTGCACTTCTCCTCCTTCGACATCGGAAGGCGCCTGGAAGTAACGGTTTGCTGTAATGATGAGCGTCTGCTGCTGCCGCATGTGCCTTACAGTCAAGTTGACACCAAGCCTGTCCGGGTGGCACCTTCTCATGTAATCACCATCACTGCTCCCCAGGATACACTCAG GCTTCCAAACCGACATCTGCCATCCTTTCTACCTTCCTATACGGTGCCACAGGCTTTGAGAGACTGCGTGGCTGGGCAGAAAGACATCCTTGTCATCCAACCCTGTTTAGGAGAA GTGCTGTCAGCCTCTAATGCACAGGCCCGTTTCTCTACACTCTTGTGGATGGAGGAGATTCATGCCGAgaatgaactgggagggtttacTATCCAAGGAGTGCTCCTCAGGAAAGGTGTCGTCTACCTTCACCTTGAGATCCTTGGCTTGGCTGAGGGGAGGCCCTATCTCACTATAG GTGACAGAATTCTGTTGAAGAGTCCACAGAGCGATGGCGGTGTAATGGAGTATGTTAGCTATGTTGTTGAG ATCAATGACGAAGATGTGAGTTTGAGAGTCAACTCAGACTTTCACCACTCCTACCTTGGCGAGCCTCTTGATGTTGAATTCTGTTACAATAG AACAACCATGAAGCGTTGCCACCATGCAGTCGAACAGATCAAATCCTTTGTGGAGA cagttTTCTTCCCCAACAAAGTTGCTGCTCAGACACCTCAGTTGACAGTGAAGTGGTTAGATGAAGATGACCAAAATAAAGCACTGGACGAAAATGAG CTGGCCCCAGCAAAAGAAAATGGACTGTCACCAAACATTTCCGTCAACAGCAAGTCAGAAGCAACACAAACTAAAG ATAGCAATGTGCCACTCAAGCCCACCCCCAGACTAGGCCACTTCTTCAACCGTGACCTCAACCCTGCTCAGAAGGAAGCAGTGAAGAGAATCCTGGCTGGAGAGTGCCGTCCTACCCCATATGTGCTATTTGGACCCCCGGGCACTGGGAAGACTATCACCCTCATAGAAGTCATACTACAG GTGTACCACTTTGTTCCTAGTGCCCGCATCCTTGTATGCACGCCCTCCAACAGCGCAGCTGACCTGATCTGCCTCCGTTTGCACAATAGTGGCCTCATGCATACAGCAAGCATGGCCCGTGTCAATGCCTCTTACAGGCAGGACAAG AACATTCCCGATGTGCTGAGGCCATACTCGAAGGCTGGCGAGGACCTGTCTTTTGCCTCCTTTCACCGTATAGTGGTGAGCACTTGCTCGAGTGCTGGCTTGTTCTACAATTTAGGACTCCG AGTCGGACATTTTACTCATGTATTCCTGGATGAGGCAGGTCAGGCAACAGAACCAGAATCAATGATCCCAATCAGCCTCATTTCAGAAATAGATGGACAG ATAGTGTTGGCCGGCGACCCGTGCCAACTAGGACCCATAGTAAAGTCCAAGATAGCGTCAACCTTTGGCCTTGGTTTGTCCCTGATGGAGAGGCTCATGGCCAATCCGCTTTATGCAAGACATCAGTGGGGATACAATCCAAAGCTG CTTTTCTACCATGGAGAACTGTGTGTCAGAGCCCCTAAAGATGTTGTGGACTCCCTCTGCCAGTGGAAAACTCTGCCTAAAAAAGGCTTCCCTCTTCTTTTTCATGGCATCAGG GGAAAAGAAATGAGGGAAGGTAATAACCCATCATGGTTCAATCCAGCAGAGGCTGTGCAGGTCATGTTGTACTGTTGCCAATTGACCAAGAAACTGTACAACCCAGTGGACGCCTCCCAGATAGGAATAATTTCCCCCTACAGGAAACAG AGTGAGAAGATCCGTATCCTCCTGGGTAAAGTGGGCCTCTCCGATATAAAAGTTGGCTCTGTGGAAGAGTTCCAAGGACAGGAATTCTTGGTCATCATCCTGTCAACG GTACGCTCTAACGAATTAGCATCGAGCGACGATTTGCAGAGTGCGCTGGGCTTTCTTGCTAATCCAAAGCGCTTTAACGTGGCCATCACACGCTCCAGGGCTTTGCTGCTCATCATTGGAAACCCCCACCTTCTCATTAGG